The following proteins are encoded in a genomic region of Chryseobacterium cucumeris:
- a CDS encoding T9SS type A sorting domain-containing protein: MFKDLHFAIRKIRTGLALLTVAGSYIYAQQWENVGGIQDVSAGGSSFNNLVIDNSGNYYLSYYDVSVAKGSVQKFNGNSWSYLGGTPGVTTGTATYNSLSISPNGNSIYYTNQLGYPGSGMEVRLFTGSLWSQLPNVTDSSVNYQASAVSSDNIIFTYGSYGSGTVKRYSGGAWEQIGNAGFSGGADFAEMVIGTNNMIYTCNVSGGIKVYQNSTDASSAQNWSLVGGTAADASSSGEQYNADIALDGANTIYVAYVSNSGGGRKLNVRKFDGNSWVQVGNANFSEGRVQHVALAVTESGKPYVVASRFENDNFLRNTVYQLDDSQNWVPFGGDFVSAGEAKYNDLAIDKAQNYLVLAYSDNTTKVKRISLNLNPQTCSNTDPGTNVGDIGCVSFMYRGQQVAYTTVRGADGKIWLQQNLGSTQVASSVADANSYGDLFQWGRWDDGHQLRNSQMVPAPSPNTPEGTSTIAGAYVAGSPAWWANFASGDTWNGASLADVNASVGIDPCKAIGPDWKMPSQADWTTLIGAESIGNPATAYSSNLKLSAGGYRSSSDGNFTFVGQRGYFWSSDTSSLGAKYLYIGSTIANPSAGAMRGQGSSVRCIKPTSSLSTSETKLNQSVIGVYPNPTKGILMVKADSGIEKVNVVNAVGQRMNVQFSDHQINMTELPSGLYIVELKLKNGQSISKKIIKE, encoded by the coding sequence ATGTTTAAAGATTTACATTTTGCAATACGGAAAATCAGAACAGGATTAGCATTGCTAACCGTTGCTGGAAGCTATATATATGCCCAGCAATGGGAAAATGTAGGAGGCATTCAGGATGTATCTGCAGGAGGAAGCAGTTTTAATAATCTTGTTATTGATAACTCGGGAAATTATTATCTGTCCTATTATGATGTTTCAGTAGCTAAAGGCTCTGTTCAGAAATTTAACGGAAACTCGTGGTCTTACCTAGGAGGAACGCCCGGAGTTACTACAGGAACTGCCACCTACAACTCATTGTCTATAAGTCCGAACGGAAACAGTATTTATTATACCAATCAGCTTGGTTATCCAGGCTCTGGGATGGAAGTACGCTTATTTACAGGATCTTTATGGTCTCAGCTTCCGAATGTTACAGACAGTTCCGTTAATTATCAGGCTTCTGCCGTTTCCTCTGATAATATCATATTCACTTATGGATCGTATGGTTCAGGAACGGTTAAAAGATATTCCGGAGGAGCATGGGAGCAGATAGGAAATGCAGGTTTTTCGGGCGGTGCTGACTTCGCTGAAATGGTTATCGGAACCAATAATATGATCTATACCTGTAATGTTTCCGGAGGGATAAAAGTATATCAGAACAGTACAGATGCAAGTTCAGCACAAAACTGGAGTCTGGTAGGAGGAACAGCTGCAGATGCTTCTTCATCAGGAGAGCAGTATAATGCTGATATTGCTTTAGATGGAGCAAACACAATCTATGTTGCTTATGTTTCCAACTCCGGAGGAGGAAGGAAGTTGAATGTCAGAAAGTTTGACGGAAACTCCTGGGTGCAGGTTGGAAATGCCAATTTTTCTGAGGGAAGAGTACAGCATGTTGCCTTAGCCGTAACAGAATCAGGAAAGCCATATGTGGTAGCCAGCCGTTTTGAAAATGATAATTTCCTGAGAAATACCGTTTATCAATTAGACGATTCGCAAAACTGGGTTCCTTTTGGAGGAGATTTTGTTTCAGCTGGAGAGGCAAAATACAATGATTTAGCAATAGATAAGGCACAAAATTATCTTGTTTTGGCTTATTCCGACAATACAACAAAGGTGAAAAGAATTTCTCTGAATCTTAATCCACAAACATGCAGCAATACAGATCCTGGAACCAATGTTGGTGATATTGGTTGTGTAAGTTTTATGTATCGCGGGCAACAGGTTGCTTATACTACAGTAAGAGGAGCAGACGGAAAAATATGGCTTCAGCAGAACCTGGGAAGTACACAGGTGGCTTCATCAGTAGCGGATGCGAATTCTTATGGGGACCTTTTCCAATGGGGAAGATGGGATGATGGACACCAGCTTAGAAATTCCCAGATGGTACCAGCACCATCTCCTAATACTCCGGAAGGAACAAGTACCATTGCTGGAGCTTATGTTGCAGGATCTCCGGCATGGTGGGCAAATTTTGCAAGTGGGGATACATGGAATGGGGCATCACTTGCAGATGTCAATGCTTCTGTAGGTATAGATCCTTGTAAAGCAATAGGACCAGACTGGAAAATGCCTTCTCAGGCAGACTGGACTACTTTAATAGGAGCAGAAAGTATTGGTAATCCGGCAACGGCTTACAGCAGCAATCTCAAATTATCGGCAGGAGGATACAGAAGCTCCAGTGACGGGAACTTTACTTTTGTAGGGCAAAGAGGGTATTTCTGGAGTTCAGATACATCAAGTTTAGGAGCGAAATATCTGTATATCGGATCGACAATTGCCAATCCGTCGGCCGGAGCTATGAGAGGACAGGGATCATCAGTAAGATGCATCAAGCCTACCTCTTCTTTGAGTACTTCAGAAACCAAACTGAATCAATCTGTAATTGGAGTGTATCCTAACCCTACAAAAGGAATTCTTATGGTTAAAGCTGATTCAGGAATTGAAAAAGTAAACGTTGTGAACGCTGTAGGACAAAGAATGAATGTACAGTTCTCGGATCATCAGATCAACATGACTGAACTTCCTTCAGGGTTGTATATTGTAGAATTAAAATTAAAGAATGGACAATCCATTTCTAAAAAGATTATAAAGGAGTAA